In Halobacteriovorax marinus SJ, the following proteins share a genomic window:
- a CDS encoding RDD family protein has product MSDEKDDWNFSLDDEAPAKKKKKKITNKPLLKNSKKEVKIDLDAGSVPRRKSRRQMAREAGGTSIKDRDIVDPAPNWKRGIAFIIDLALLIVIVAAGQAGVVFYPEFGETFKTILGPEIINLIPLDIGGIVIALVIHFLIVVIPQASTQKSLGKKILKLKVIGTLKAKAPLGVIIIREYFAKPIAIASVIGIVMIPLNRRRRGLHDYISGTVVLDNS; this is encoded by the coding sequence ATGTCAGATGAGAAAGATGATTGGAACTTCAGCCTAGACGATGAAGCTCCAGCGAAGAAGAAAAAGAAGAAAATTACCAATAAACCATTATTAAAAAATTCTAAAAAAGAAGTGAAAATAGATTTAGATGCAGGATCTGTTCCTCGTAGAAAGTCTCGAAGACAAATGGCAAGAGAGGCGGGAGGCACTTCTATAAAAGATAGAGATATCGTAGATCCGGCACCAAATTGGAAAAGAGGTATCGCCTTTATTATTGATTTGGCGCTTCTTATTGTTATCGTTGCTGCAGGACAAGCAGGTGTTGTTTTCTATCCTGAGTTCGGAGAAACTTTTAAAACAATACTTGGCCCAGAAATCATTAATTTAATCCCTCTTGATATTGGCGGTATAGTCATAGCGCTAGTCATTCATTTTTTAATCGTTGTTATTCCCCAGGCCTCAACACAGAAGTCCCTTGGAAAAAAGATTTTAAAGTTGAAAGTAATCGGTACTCTTAAGGCAAAGGCACCGCTAGGGGTTATAATCATAAGGGAGTACTTTGCTAAGCCAATTGCGATAGCCTCAGTTATTGGCATTGTGATGATACCTCTAAATAGAAGAAGGCGTGGACTTCACGATTATATTTCGGGAACAGTAGTTCTAGACAATAGCTAG
- a CDS encoding carboxy terminal-processing peptidase, with protein sequence MKRRLNFLLILSLVLSLQINAKEPKKLAQTSFKKKEEARSVDLITADIVPNVKKEKIIGNILRNALETYHYRKLKINNDLSVKAYDQFFKKIDYGKQFFLKSDVKLLSKYKGEMHNEMLSGKHSLVNDAIKIFRERVVEVDKVRQEIFKKEFDWSLDESLELDPEKRDFSKNHKELKNHWRKVFKQATLNRYLSLKEEQDELKNPKKDDKKKDKKKKKAKKEEKVEILTDAQIRKKAHEGISKKYKSFFSRLMKDDRNDYEEKFFNAIASIYDPHTQYLPPKRKEDFDIDISGSLEGIGAVLSEEDPYIKVVKIVPGGAAWRQKELEVDDLILAVGQETGDFVDLVGMRVDDAVRYIRGKKGTIVKLKVKKADGSRKQIEIERDVVQIGESFAKSSVLELKGLGLKVGYIHVPKFYRDFENSSINCTADVRAELERIKTKGVDGVILDLRNNGGGALEDAKQMSGLFIEKGPIVQIKNHDGKVDVLNDTDSSVTYAGPLIVMTNRFSASASEILAAALQDYGRAVIVGGAHSHGKGTVQAVLNLNHGPIQQLLGGEMGALKVTIQKFYRVTGGSTQFKGVTPDITIPDPYEYTKSREQDLEYALPWDRVQPLTFKHWDKNKYDLSTLKKRSSKRVKSSKRFSKIQESVEYLTKRREDTKVSLNMQKVIKEDKLNKEMSEKLKLDEQNKDLMVSFYEDSVRMHEEIKKGDEKKWKKDFKDRNDDWTKQLRQDAGLEEALFILNDMIHMQKGEKLTAVK encoded by the coding sequence ATGAAAAGAAGATTAAATTTTCTATTAATTTTATCGCTTGTTTTAAGCCTTCAAATTAATGCTAAAGAACCTAAGAAATTGGCTCAAACGAGTTTTAAAAAGAAGGAAGAAGCGAGAAGTGTAGATTTAATTACTGCCGACATTGTTCCAAATGTAAAAAAAGAAAAGATTATTGGAAATATCCTAAGAAATGCTCTTGAGACTTATCATTATAGAAAGTTAAAAATTAATAATGATCTATCGGTGAAGGCCTATGATCAATTCTTTAAGAAGATAGACTACGGTAAGCAATTCTTCTTAAAGAGTGATGTTAAGCTTCTCAGTAAGTATAAAGGTGAGATGCACAATGAAATGCTCTCAGGTAAGCATTCATTAGTTAATGATGCGATTAAAATCTTTAGAGAAAGAGTTGTTGAAGTAGATAAGGTAAGGCAAGAAATTTTTAAGAAAGAATTCGATTGGTCTTTAGATGAGAGCTTAGAGCTAGATCCTGAAAAAAGAGACTTCTCTAAGAATCACAAAGAACTTAAGAATCACTGGAGAAAAGTTTTTAAGCAGGCAACTTTAAATAGATACCTAAGTTTGAAAGAAGAGCAGGATGAATTAAAGAATCCTAAAAAAGATGATAAGAAAAAAGATAAGAAAAAGAAGAAGGCCAAGAAAGAAGAGAAGGTAGAGATCCTAACAGATGCTCAAATTAGAAAAAAAGCTCATGAAGGAATTTCTAAAAAATATAAGAGTTTCTTTAGCCGTCTTATGAAAGATGATAGAAATGACTACGAAGAAAAATTCTTTAATGCAATAGCTTCAATTTATGATCCACATACACAATACCTTCCACCAAAGAGAAAAGAAGACTTCGACATTGATATCTCTGGAAGTTTAGAAGGGATCGGAGCAGTTCTCTCGGAAGAAGATCCATATATCAAGGTTGTTAAAATTGTTCCTGGTGGAGCTGCTTGGAGACAGAAGGAATTAGAAGTTGATGACTTAATTCTAGCTGTTGGGCAAGAGACAGGTGACTTTGTAGACCTCGTAGGTATGCGTGTTGACGATGCTGTTAGATATATTAGGGGAAAGAAGGGAACAATCGTAAAACTGAAGGTTAAGAAAGCTGACGGTTCTAGAAAGCAAATTGAGATCGAAAGAGACGTTGTTCAGATTGGTGAGTCATTCGCGAAATCTTCTGTCTTAGAGTTAAAAGGTCTTGGATTAAAGGTTGGCTATATTCACGTACCAAAGTTTTATAGAGATTTTGAAAATTCATCAATAAATTGTACAGCTGATGTTAGAGCAGAGCTTGAGAGAATTAAAACTAAAGGCGTTGATGGTGTAATTTTAGACCTTAGAAATAATGGTGGTGGAGCTCTTGAAGACGCCAAGCAGATGTCTGGTCTATTTATCGAAAAAGGTCCAATTGTTCAGATTAAAAATCACGATGGAAAAGTAGATGTATTAAACGACACTGACTCTTCAGTAACTTATGCTGGACCATTGATTGTTATGACGAATAGATTCTCAGCTTCGGCGTCAGAAATTTTAGCAGCAGCATTACAAGATTATGGTAGAGCTGTAATTGTAGGTGGGGCTCACTCTCACGGTAAGGGAACTGTTCAAGCAGTTTTAAACTTAAACCATGGACCTATTCAGCAACTTCTTGGTGGAGAAATGGGAGCACTAAAAGTAACAATCCAAAAGTTCTATAGAGTAACTGGTGGGTCAACTCAATTTAAAGGTGTAACTCCAGATATTACTATTCCAGATCCTTATGAATATACAAAGAGTAGAGAGCAAGATTTAGAATATGCTCTTCCTTGGGATAGAGTTCAGCCGCTCACATTTAAGCACTGGGATAAGAATAAGTATGATCTTTCAACTCTTAAGAAGAGAAGTTCTAAGAGGGTTAAGAGCTCTAAGAGATTCTCTAAAATTCAAGAATCGGTAGAGTATTTAACAAAGAGAAGAGAGGACACAAAAGTTTCTTTAAATATGCAAAAAGTAATTAAAGAAGATAAGTTAAATAAAGAAATGTCTGAAAAACTAAAGTTAGATGAGCAAAATAAAGATCTAATGGTTTCATTTTACGAAGATAGTGTTCGTATGCATGAAGAGATTAAAAAAGGTGATGAGAAGAAGTGGAAGAAAGACTTCAAAGATCGTAATGATGATTGGACTAAGCAACTTAGACAAGATGCAGGTCTAGAAGAAGCTCTCTTTATTCTAAATGATATGATTCACATGCAAAAAGGCGAAAAGCTCACGGCGGTTAAATAA
- the thiI gene encoding tRNA uracil 4-sulfurtransferase ThiI: MYKNLIINIDELWLKGKNRKFYFKTLREHVQAVLRACETEQKVSLRNDQQRLVAEAENVFSSECIAAIVKIPGISTVQPAISIDREKELILPAIVEKLKKELTDRITTFKVKCKRVDKSFPHGSMDLQRELGHFLLKEFSQLKVDVRNPEILIDIKVMSENIFISTEKFKATGGLPVGTSGHVVTLISGGFDSPVASYMMSKRGCKQDFIFFYAYPYVGEEVKEKIIDICSVLGQYQKNCKLWVIPFGEIQNAISNDCYEEYRTILFRKYMIDTANLLANRVKADALVTGDALGQVSSQTMRNMSVLDNFSKRLILRPLVGFNKIEIIRKAQEVGTHDISIIPHDDACSLFSPKHPVIKADYKYMENFATEHNYTDLLKKAIKDAEVYRINVLGECEELLK; the protein is encoded by the coding sequence ATGTACAAAAATTTAATTATAAATATAGATGAGTTGTGGCTAAAAGGTAAGAATCGAAAGTTCTACTTTAAAACCCTCAGAGAGCATGTTCAAGCAGTGCTTAGAGCTTGTGAAACTGAACAGAAAGTTAGTCTTAGAAATGATCAACAGAGACTAGTCGCTGAGGCCGAAAATGTATTTTCATCAGAGTGTATTGCCGCGATTGTTAAAATCCCTGGAATCTCAACGGTCCAGCCTGCCATTAGTATCGATAGAGAAAAAGAGTTAATTCTTCCAGCGATCGTAGAAAAGTTAAAGAAAGAGCTAACAGATAGAATCACTACATTTAAAGTAAAGTGTAAGAGAGTGGATAAGTCATTTCCTCATGGTTCAATGGACTTACAACGCGAGTTAGGACACTTTCTTTTAAAAGAATTTAGTCAATTGAAGGTTGATGTAAGAAATCCAGAAATTCTTATCGATATTAAAGTTATGTCGGAGAATATTTTTATTTCAACTGAGAAGTTTAAAGCGACAGGTGGACTTCCTGTTGGAACAAGTGGACACGTGGTAACACTTATTTCCGGAGGATTTGATTCTCCTGTCGCAAGTTACATGATGTCTAAGAGAGGATGTAAGCAAGACTTCATTTTCTTCTACGCTTATCCTTATGTAGGTGAAGAGGTAAAAGAAAAGATCATTGATATTTGTAGTGTTCTAGGACAGTACCAAAAGAACTGTAAGCTTTGGGTTATTCCATTTGGAGAAATTCAAAATGCAATTTCTAACGACTGTTATGAAGAGTATAGAACAATTCTTTTTAGAAAATATATGATCGATACAGCAAACCTTTTAGCAAATAGAGTAAAAGCTGATGCTCTAGTAACAGGAGATGCTCTTGGTCAAGTATCAAGTCAAACAATGAGGAATATGTCTGTCTTAGATAATTTCTCTAAGAGATTAATCCTGAGACCTCTAGTCGGTTTTAATAAAATTGAAATTATTAGAAAGGCCCAAGAAGTAGGAACACACGATATCTCCATCATTCCACATGATGATGCTTGTAGTTTGTTTTCTCCGAAGCACCCAGTTATAAAAGCCGATTATAAGTATATGGAGAACTTTGCAACTGAACACAATTATACAGACCTCTTAAAGAAGGCAATTAAGGATGCAGAGGTTTATCGTATAAATGTATTAGGAGAGTGTGAAGAGTTGCTTAAATAG
- a CDS encoding cysteine desulfurase family protein, translating into MIYFDHAASTPLISDALDVLVKSLQEDYANPSAAHKLGKLSKKKIERVRANILKTFKAKRGDQLIFLSSATEANNLIIKGLELRDSDKVHFSMGDHPSTVVPAQSLQTQKEEIKLHLGGDIDLSDLVNKIDDSSALLILSHVNNQSGNLYDIEKISKEVKAKNPRIHIHVDGVQAVNKIEVKLATGIDSYTISGHKIGAPKGVGALFIKSGVELSAQMLGGGHEEGLRSSTVNTPLILSLATAIDVGQRELSDNFSRVSELNVYLREKLAELNLGIEFPFSFQNTSPYILSLILPQISSDIVLRHLEMKDIFVASSSACSSKAKGYNAGYAAMGIDEAKHKFVLRVSFSRESTREEVDSFIENLNRVIKEIKRI; encoded by the coding sequence ATGATATACTTTGATCATGCAGCATCTACGCCGCTAATTAGTGATGCGTTAGATGTCTTAGTAAAATCACTGCAAGAGGATTATGCTAATCCCTCTGCCGCTCATAAACTGGGAAAACTTTCAAAGAAGAAGATTGAAAGAGTCAGAGCTAATATTCTAAAGACCTTTAAGGCCAAGCGTGGTGATCAACTCATTTTTCTATCATCTGCAACTGAGGCGAATAATCTCATTATTAAGGGACTTGAGTTAAGAGATTCGGATAAAGTTCACTTCTCTATGGGAGATCATCCTTCCACAGTTGTTCCAGCACAGAGTCTACAAACACAAAAAGAAGAAATTAAATTACATTTAGGTGGGGATATAGACCTGAGCGATCTCGTTAATAAAATTGATGACTCATCAGCTCTGCTCATTTTAAGTCATGTGAATAACCAAAGCGGTAATCTCTACGATATAGAAAAGATTTCAAAAGAGGTAAAGGCAAAGAATCCTCGCATTCATATTCACGTCGATGGTGTTCAGGCGGTTAATAAAATCGAAGTAAAGCTAGCGACAGGTATTGATAGCTACACTATCTCTGGACACAAAATAGGTGCACCAAAGGGAGTGGGGGCGCTCTTTATAAAGAGTGGCGTAGAGTTAAGCGCACAAATGCTTGGTGGTGGACATGAGGAAGGCCTAAGATCATCCACAGTGAATACTCCACTTATTTTAAGTCTTGCTACGGCCATAGATGTTGGCCAACGTGAACTGAGCGATAATTTTAGTAGAGTAAGTGAGTTAAACGTCTATCTGAGAGAAAAGTTAGCGGAACTTAATCTTGGAATTGAATTTCCTTTCTCTTTCCAGAATACGTCGCCTTATATTTTAAGTTTAATACTTCCTCAGATCTCAAGTGATATTGTCCTTAGACATTTAGAGATGAAAGATATTTTTGTGGCAAGCTCTTCGGCATGTTCTTCAAAGGCCAAGGGGTATAATGCTGGTTATGCTGCGATGGGGATTGATGAAGCAAAACATAAATTTGTATTAAGGGTTTCCTTTTCACGAGAGTCGACTAGAGAAGAGGTTGATTCTTTTATAGAGAATCTAAATAGAGTCATTAAAGAAATTAAAAGAATATAG
- a CDS encoding S41 family peptidase: protein MSQAGYYSAPEIYGNKLYFICDDDIWCQKLNETSSLATRITSEKGNITGLKVSPDGSKIIYTSTLEGGRDIYLCSSEGGIPTRLTFTQGMKILSWRDQDEVICSSSHEHFTARETLLYSLDLKTKKLTPLSLGPATYFEQAHTGEQVLGKNNGDPARWKRYRGGTAGTIWLKEVGKNFKQILKNIPTNLTCPKIINDRIFFISDHEGIGNIYSVTLKGRGLKRHTHEQEFYVRSFSHYEGIIVFSSGAKLHSHNLMTDESFTLDIVVNSQFLQARDRFICAEKYLQDFSLFKDAQRIAINSRGKLFVIPPWGGAPTRIGSPSSRYKLPRVLNLKKKEVICSLKLDAENEEHLVFFNLESNKETSVFEKEDWGKTFELSPNPVEPIIALANNRNELFIINIDKKSRKKIEDGVGDHIRDLSWSKDGKYLTYIKSDSPSEVDKSIRVYDLKKGKTHRTINNIVSDTSPIFSDCGNYLYFIGAREFNPCPSEYLFQFGFPFLGKVYALALNNHTQPPSKKFLNLDIEKEDEKSDDKESEITIDWNGLSDRIESLPFSQGGHYKLFTYKDMVISLKSSIAPNDPNQERWGSSSYELVSYSLKDKKVKTLLSQVSPERIDIQGKYLICETEGELRIINLESKPTDEDEYNKVDGWVDLSRLKVKLSPREEWKQMYREAWILQREHFWVSDMSKVDWEEVYLKYLPILERVNTRSEFSDLIWEMQGELGTSHAYEFGGEYPNSGNNLRTGSLGATFSYNPKTQSYTIENFLRGDSWLPGHHSPLVQAGVSLEEGDQIYSLDGERFESQSSLNLLLENKANEFISLEVLRKGKKKKESVVVKTCSSDTIIRYRQWVNSNREYVKKKSNGKLGYLHIPDMSLKGMSEFWRAYSVESFCEGLVIDVRYNGGGSISQLLLKELQQKVLAFNTSRWFGESHYPIYSVNGPLVCVTNEHAGSDGDIFSHAFKMLKLGKLIGKRTWGGVIGIWPRHTLNDFSLTSQPEFSFWFNDVGYNVENYGTEPDIEVDITPEDWHMGRDTQLDMAIETVLKDYKKSPPIKPNLSKKPNLKAPRLPKDKS, encoded by the coding sequence ATGTCTCAAGCTGGATACTATAGTGCACCTGAAATATATGGAAATAAACTCTACTTTATTTGTGATGATGATATCTGGTGCCAAAAGCTAAATGAAACGTCTTCTTTGGCCACAAGAATAACTTCAGAAAAAGGAAATATAACTGGGCTTAAGGTATCTCCTGATGGAAGTAAAATTATTTATACTTCAACACTAGAGGGAGGAAGAGATATCTACCTCTGCTCAAGTGAAGGTGGAATACCTACGAGATTAACATTCACTCAAGGAATGAAGATCCTCTCTTGGAGAGATCAAGATGAAGTCATTTGCTCTTCTTCACATGAGCACTTTACTGCTAGAGAAACTCTTCTCTACTCACTAGATTTAAAGACTAAGAAATTGACGCCCTTAAGCCTTGGTCCTGCAACTTACTTTGAGCAAGCTCATACAGGAGAGCAAGTTCTCGGCAAGAATAATGGAGACCCTGCAAGATGGAAGAGATATAGAGGTGGAACCGCTGGAACTATTTGGCTAAAAGAAGTCGGAAAGAACTTTAAACAAATCCTTAAAAATATTCCTACAAATCTAACGTGTCCAAAAATTATCAACGATCGTATTTTCTTTATCTCCGACCACGAAGGTATTGGAAATATCTACTCAGTGACTTTAAAAGGACGCGGACTTAAAAGGCACACGCACGAACAAGAGTTCTATGTAAGAAGCTTCTCTCACTATGAAGGAATTATTGTCTTCTCTTCGGGGGCAAAATTACACTCGCATAACTTGATGACTGATGAGAGCTTTACACTTGATATCGTCGTAAACTCACAATTTCTTCAGGCCAGAGATAGATTCATCTGCGCAGAGAAGTACCTCCAAGATTTCTCACTTTTTAAAGACGCGCAAAGAATTGCAATTAACTCTAGAGGGAAATTATTTGTAATTCCTCCTTGGGGTGGAGCTCCAACAAGAATTGGTTCTCCAAGTTCTCGCTACAAATTACCTAGAGTCTTAAATCTAAAGAAGAAAGAAGTTATATGCTCCCTCAAACTCGATGCAGAAAATGAAGAGCACCTGGTTTTCTTTAATTTAGAAAGCAATAAAGAGACTTCCGTTTTTGAAAAGGAGGATTGGGGGAAGACTTTTGAGCTCTCCCCAAACCCAGTTGAGCCTATCATTGCACTCGCTAATAATAGAAATGAATTATTTATTATTAATATTGATAAAAAGAGTCGAAAGAAAATAGAAGACGGTGTTGGTGATCATATTAGAGATCTCTCTTGGTCTAAAGACGGGAAGTATTTAACTTATATAAAGTCTGATAGTCCATCAGAAGTCGACAAGAGTATAAGAGTTTATGATCTAAAAAAGGGAAAGACTCATAGAACAATTAACAATATTGTTTCAGACACTTCTCCTATTTTTAGTGACTGTGGAAACTATCTCTACTTTATTGGCGCTAGAGAGTTTAATCCTTGCCCTTCAGAGTACCTATTCCAATTTGGATTCCCATTTCTTGGTAAGGTTTACGCCTTGGCCTTAAATAATCATACCCAACCACCATCAAAGAAGTTTTTAAACCTTGATATCGAAAAAGAAGATGAGAAATCTGACGATAAAGAAAGTGAGATCACTATCGACTGGAACGGTTTATCAGATCGAATAGAGTCGCTCCCCTTCTCTCAAGGTGGCCATTACAAGCTCTTCACATATAAGGATATGGTTATTTCATTAAAATCAAGTATCGCTCCAAACGATCCTAACCAAGAGAGGTGGGGAAGTTCTTCTTATGAGCTTGTCAGCTACTCTTTGAAGGATAAGAAGGTAAAGACACTACTCTCTCAGGTAAGTCCTGAGAGAATTGATATTCAAGGTAAATATCTAATCTGTGAAACAGAGGGTGAACTTAGAATTATTAACTTAGAAAGTAAGCCTACTGATGAAGATGAATACAATAAAGTAGATGGATGGGTCGATTTATCGAGATTAAAAGTAAAGCTCTCACCTCGAGAAGAGTGGAAGCAGATGTATAGAGAGGCCTGGATACTGCAAAGAGAGCATTTCTGGGTAAGTGATATGTCAAAAGTAGACTGGGAAGAAGTCTACTTAAAGTACTTGCCAATACTTGAGAGAGTCAATACTAGGAGTGAATTTAGCGATCTTATTTGGGAGATGCAGGGAGAGCTTGGAACAAGCCACGCCTATGAATTTGGAGGAGAATACCCTAACTCTGGAAACAACTTAAGAACGGGAAGCTTGGGAGCGACTTTTTCATATAATCCAAAAACTCAATCCTATACTATAGAAAATTTTCTCAGAGGAGATAGCTGGCTTCCAGGACACCACTCACCATTGGTTCAAGCAGGTGTCTCATTAGAAGAAGGAGATCAAATCTATTCACTAGATGGAGAGCGTTTTGAATCTCAAAGCTCCCTAAACCTTCTTCTTGAAAATAAGGCAAACGAATTTATTTCACTTGAAGTTTTAAGAAAGGGAAAGAAGAAGAAGGAAAGTGTCGTAGTTAAGACTTGCTCAAGTGACACCATCATTCGCTACCGCCAGTGGGTCAATTCTAATAGAGAGTATGTAAAGAAAAAATCTAATGGAAAACTTGGCTATCTTCATATCCCCGATATGAGTTTAAAGGGTATGTCTGAATTTTGGAGGGCCTATTCAGTTGAGAGTTTCTGTGAAGGTCTAGTTATCGATGTTCGCTATAACGGCGGGGGAAGTATTTCCCAGCTCCTACTAAAAGAACTTCAACAAAAAGTTCTGGCATTTAATACGAGTCGATGGTTTGGAGAAAGTCACTACCCTATCTATTCTGTAAATGGACCGCTCGTCTGTGTTACCAATGAGCACGCCGGAAGTGATGGAGATATTTTCTCCCATGCTTTTAAAATGCTCAAACTTGGTAAGCTCATTGGAAAGAGAACTTGGGGTGGTGTAATAGGTATTTGGCCAAGACATACTCTAAATGATTTCTCTCTAACGAGTCAGCCAGAGTTCTCTTTCTGGTTTAACGATGTTGGATATAACGTAGAAAATTATGGAACAGAGCCTGATATCGAAGTCGATATTACACCAGAGGATTGGCATATGGGTAGAGATACTCAATTGGATATGGCCATTGAGACAGTTCTTAAAGACTATAAGAAATCGCCCCCAATTAAGCCCAATCTTTCAAAAAAACCTAACCTTAAAGCGCCAAGGCTTCCTAAGGATAAGTCATGA
- a CDS encoding ATP-dependent zinc protease family protein yields the protein MIKNPMKILGWREYCSLPSLGCKKIKVKVDSGAKTSSLHAYNLKYYKRNNKQYVKFDIHTFENKTPVSIETKARVLEFRKVKSSNGHVEERPVVETEIILLGETWKIELTLTNRDEMGFKMLLGREAIKKRFLINPAKSFLCNKKVKNETSNSLKRKK from the coding sequence ATGATCAAAAATCCTATGAAAATTCTAGGGTGGAGGGAGTACTGCTCCCTCCCAAGCCTAGGGTGTAAGAAGATTAAGGTAAAGGTAGACTCCGGAGCAAAGACCTCTTCACTTCACGCTTACAACTTAAAATATTACAAGAGAAATAATAAACAATATGTAAAGTTTGACATCCATACTTTTGAAAATAAAACTCCAGTTTCAATTGAGACAAAGGCCCGCGTCTTAGAATTTAGAAAAGTCAAAAGTTCTAACGGACACGTGGAAGAGCGACCAGTTGTAGAGACTGAAATAATTTTACTAGGCGAAACTTGGAAAATAGAGTTAACCTTAACCAATAGAGATGAGATGGGGTTTAAAATGCTCTTAGGTCGAGAGGCCATTAAAAAGAGATTCCTCATAAATCCAGCAAAATCATTTCTATGTAACAAGAAGGTAAAGAATGAAACTAGCAATTCTCTCAAGAGAAAAAAATAA
- a CDS encoding RimK family alpha-L-glutamate ligase, with product MKLAILSREKNNYSTRRLVEACKARGHEVKVLNTLKFALDLEEGDPDLYFNQKRLAHYDAILPRIGASITYFGTAVVRQFQAMEVYTPNSADGILNSRDKLRSFQIMSRHHIGLPYTTFVKDKKDIIPAINRIGGAPVVIKLLEGTQGVGVLLAHTMESATSIIELLQSQKQNILVQKFIAESKGRDIRAIVVGDQVIAAMRRVAQGQEFRSNVHRGGKTELVELSDEYKEVAIKAAKIMGLGIAGVDMLEGKDGPQIMEINSSPGLEGIEGCTKIDVAGAFIDYIAAQVDFPEIDVRQQLSVSKGFGVSEIYIPKESAFVGNSIIKSGLQEKDINVLTLHRAGKVIPNPKGERILEAGDKLVCFGRMDSMKELIPLKTRKKRSPKIKKLRVKDINKAKSTEEKYEK from the coding sequence ATGAAACTAGCAATTCTCTCAAGAGAAAAAAATAATTACAGTACAAGAAGATTAGTGGAGGCCTGTAAGGCCAGAGGTCATGAAGTAAAGGTATTAAATACTTTAAAGTTTGCACTTGATCTTGAGGAAGGTGATCCTGATCTATATTTTAACCAAAAGAGATTAGCCCACTACGATGCTATTCTCCCAAGAATTGGAGCTTCTATCACTTACTTTGGTACGGCGGTAGTGAGACAATTCCAGGCAATGGAAGTGTATACTCCCAATTCAGCAGACGGTATTCTCAACTCAAGAGATAAGCTTAGAAGTTTTCAAATCATGAGTCGTCATCATATTGGTCTTCCCTACACAACTTTTGTTAAAGACAAGAAAGATATCATACCTGCCATTAATAGAATTGGTGGTGCGCCAGTAGTTATAAAGCTTCTCGAGGGAACTCAAGGAGTTGGTGTTCTTCTGGCCCATACAATGGAGTCTGCGACTTCTATTATTGAACTGCTCCAAAGCCAAAAGCAAAATATTCTCGTTCAAAAGTTCATTGCTGAAAGTAAAGGAAGAGATATACGTGCGATCGTTGTTGGAGATCAAGTTATCGCAGCAATGAGAAGAGTTGCCCAAGGCCAAGAGTTCAGAAGTAACGTTCACAGAGGTGGAAAGACTGAACTTGTTGAATTATCGGATGAGTATAAAGAAGTCGCTATTAAGGCCGCCAAAATCATGGGTCTTGGTATTGCTGGCGTTGATATGCTAGAAGGAAAAGACGGGCCTCAGATTATGGAAATCAACTCATCTCCTGGTCTTGAAGGTATTGAAGGATGTACTAAGATTGATGTTGCTGGTGCATTTATTGATTATATCGCTGCACAAGTAGACTTTCCCGAAATTGATGTTCGCCAACAGCTCTCTGTGAGTAAAGGTTTTGGAGTCTCTGAAATCTATATCCCAAAAGAGTCTGCCTTTGTTGGAAACTCCATTATAAAATCGGGACTTCAAGAAAAAGATATTAACGTTCTCACTCTACACAGAGCGGGAAAAGTTATCCCCAACCCTAAAGGCGAGAGAATTTTAGAGGCCGGAGATAAGTTGGTATGCTTTGGAAGAATGGACTCTATGAAAGAGCTTATTCCGCTTAAGACTAGAAAGAAAAGAAGTCCAAAAATTAAAAAACTTAGAGTTAAAGATATTAATAAGGCAAAGTCTACAGAAGAGAAATATGAAAAGTAA